The Tistrella mobilis genome window below encodes:
- a CDS encoding TRAP transporter substrate-binding protein yields MNRRSFLRGGAVAAAATTAAAASGLAAPALAQSRIEWRMVTSWPKNFPGVGTSAQRLADRIAAMSAGRLVIKVFGAGELAPAFGTFDAVQQGAAECYHSPSYYFAGKNPGLTLFTSIPLGMTAWEAHGWWLHGGGEALQDEMTRPFGIKALPCINTGVQAAGWFNKEIKTVEDLKGLKMRTAGLNAEILRRLGVNVVTLPPGDIFQAMQSGTVDAAEWIGPWNDLAFGLHRITKNYYVAGTNEPCAVAELGISEKHWSGLPEDLQAIIRSACAAEYEAAFTEYFTRNAEAMVVLKNDHGVQVRTFPDEVQKVLADAARAVALELRDRGDDVTRRAWTSYMTYLDHARTYGNSAEGGYLALRAKFDPIPVS; encoded by the coding sequence ATGAATCGCCGTTCCTTCCTCCGCGGTGGCGCCGTCGCCGCCGCGGCAACCACAGCTGCGGCCGCCAGCGGCCTTGCGGCACCTGCACTCGCCCAGTCGCGCATCGAGTGGCGCATGGTCACGTCCTGGCCCAAGAACTTCCCGGGCGTGGGTACCTCTGCCCAGCGGCTGGCCGATCGCATCGCGGCGATGAGCGCTGGCCGCCTGGTGATCAAGGTGTTCGGTGCCGGCGAGCTCGCCCCGGCTTTCGGCACCTTCGATGCGGTTCAGCAGGGTGCTGCGGAGTGCTATCACAGCCCGAGCTACTATTTCGCCGGCAAGAATCCGGGCCTCACCCTCTTCACCTCCATTCCGCTCGGCATGACGGCCTGGGAAGCCCATGGCTGGTGGTTGCATGGCGGCGGCGAGGCGCTTCAGGACGAGATGACCAGGCCGTTCGGCATCAAGGCCCTGCCCTGCATCAACACTGGCGTCCAGGCTGCCGGCTGGTTCAACAAGGAAATCAAGACCGTTGAGGACCTCAAGGGCCTCAAGATGCGGACCGCCGGCCTCAATGCCGAGATCCTGCGCCGTCTGGGCGTCAACGTCGTGACCCTGCCGCCGGGAGACATCTTCCAGGCCATGCAGTCCGGCACCGTCGACGCGGCGGAGTGGATCGGCCCCTGGAACGACCTTGCTTTCGGCCTGCACCGCATCACCAAAAACTACTATGTCGCCGGCACTAACGAGCCGTGCGCCGTAGCCGAACTCGGTATCTCCGAGAAGCACTGGAGCGGGCTTCCCGAGGATCTCCAGGCCATCATCCGCAGCGCCTGCGCCGCCGAATACGAAGCTGCCTTCACCGAGTATTTCACCCGCAACGCCGAAGCGATGGTGGTGCTGAAGAACGACCACGGCGTCCAGGTCCGGACGTTCCCGGATGAGGTTCAGAAGGTGCTGGCTGATGCCGCCCGTGCCGTGGCCCTGGAGCTGCGCGATCGTGGCGACGACGTGACCCGGCGGGCCTGGACCTCGTACATGACCTATCTCGACCACGCCCGCACTTATGGCAACAGCGCCGAGGGCGGCTATCTGGCCCTTCGGGCGAAGTTCGACCCGATCCCGGTGAGCTGA
- a CDS encoding penicillin acylase family protein: protein MRWIGRILGGLVFIVIAATVIGVIWLRTSLPETEGRLALQGLSDEVTVIRDENDVPHIKAGSIEDAVFALGFLHAQDRLWQMEFQRRVGSGRLSEFAGKSTLSIDRFIRTIGVYGHAERSYRKLDEQTRRRLDAYVAGVNAYITSHDGAWPLEFVLTGITPEPWAPADSMVWLKMMAWDLAKNWRDELLRARMLAAGITADQISDLWPDYDADGNVALPEIAGLGTDLDALARIYGDTSFSTLLDQGATPPIDGIGSNNWVLSGAHTATGKPLLANDPHLGLGAPSLWYLAHLSAPGFDVIGATLPGLPSVMLGRTDSFAWGFTNTGPDTQDFVIERLTAPGADTYETPAGPAEFTTRSETIRVKGAGPESFTVRESRNGPIVTDVVNGGGELTDRRHVLAFRWVALTDDDPTLRAAFAANTATDFASFREGLRDFYWPQQNIVFADTSGRIAYLAPARVPIRASGDGFLPSRGWTGEGDWTGWIPYDELPQLTDPEDGRIVTANQRITPEGYPYFISREWTAPYRADRIDQMLDATDKHDTESFRAIMGDTVSLMARQFMPLMMAGVRDASPEHPAAADALDLLKRWDGDMAADQAAPLIFSAWYDVLLPRIAADELGDDLFDDYRGHRTEFLEVALTRNPVWCDDRRTTEAESCAVQISRALDDAIALLIRTQGDDMSAWTWGKAHPAVSENRVLSAVPVLKDVLAISHPIGGDPFTVNAQRWAADAAEGPQMFRSTHGPGYRAIYDLADPQRSMFIQSTGQSGNPLSSGYNAFASRWTETRFIPMITDWSRIDAAAGTKRLTLAPAAAPAN, encoded by the coding sequence ATGCGCTGGATCGGTCGAATTCTGGGCGGTCTCGTCTTCATCGTGATCGCCGCGACGGTGATCGGCGTGATCTGGCTGCGCACCAGCCTGCCCGAAACCGAGGGGCGGCTGGCCCTGCAGGGGCTTTCGGACGAGGTTACGGTGATCCGTGACGAGAACGACGTGCCCCATATCAAGGCCGGGAGCATCGAGGACGCCGTCTTCGCGCTGGGCTTTCTGCACGCCCAGGACCGGCTCTGGCAGATGGAGTTCCAGCGCCGGGTCGGATCGGGCCGGCTGTCGGAATTCGCCGGAAAATCGACGCTGTCCATCGACCGCTTCATCCGCACCATCGGTGTCTACGGCCATGCCGAACGGTCCTATCGGAAGCTCGACGAGCAGACCCGCCGTCGGCTCGACGCCTATGTTGCCGGGGTGAATGCCTATATCACCAGCCATGATGGCGCCTGGCCGCTGGAATTCGTGCTGACCGGCATCACGCCCGAGCCCTGGGCACCGGCGGATTCGATGGTCTGGCTGAAAATGATGGCCTGGGATCTGGCCAAGAACTGGCGCGACGAGCTGCTGCGCGCGCGGATGCTTGCCGCCGGCATCACCGCGGACCAGATTTCCGATCTCTGGCCGGATTACGACGCCGACGGCAATGTCGCCCTGCCGGAAATCGCCGGACTAGGCACCGATCTTGATGCCTTGGCCAGGATCTATGGCGACACGTCGTTCTCTACCCTGCTCGACCAGGGGGCAACGCCGCCGATCGACGGAATCGGCTCCAACAACTGGGTGCTTTCGGGCGCGCATACCGCGACCGGCAAGCCCCTGCTCGCCAATGATCCGCATCTGGGTCTGGGCGCGCCGTCGCTCTGGTATCTGGCCCATCTCTCGGCCCCGGGCTTCGACGTCATCGGTGCCACCCTGCCCGGACTGCCGAGCGTGATGCTGGGACGCACCGACAGCTTCGCCTGGGGCTTCACGAATACCGGCCCCGACACGCAGGATTTCGTCATCGAACGGCTGACCGCGCCCGGCGCCGACACTTATGAAACACCGGCCGGCCCGGCAGAATTCACCACCCGCAGCGAGACCATCCGGGTCAAGGGCGCCGGGCCGGAGAGCTTTACGGTCCGCGAAAGCCGCAATGGCCCGATCGTGACCGATGTCGTCAATGGCGGCGGCGAACTCACCGACCGGCGCCATGTGCTCGCCTTCCGCTGGGTGGCGCTGACCGACGACGACCCCACCCTGCGGGCGGCGTTCGCTGCCAATACGGCCACCGATTTCGCCAGCTTCCGCGAGGGATTGCGCGATTTCTACTGGCCGCAGCAGAACATCGTCTTCGCCGACACCAGCGGGCGGATCGCCTATCTGGCGCCGGCCCGCGTACCGATCCGGGCCTCGGGCGACGGTTTCCTGCCAAGCCGCGGCTGGACCGGTGAAGGCGACTGGACCGGCTGGATTCCCTATGACGAGCTGCCACAGCTGACCGATCCCGAGGACGGCCGGATCGTCACCGCCAATCAGCGGATCACGCCCGAGGGCTACCCCTATTTCATCAGCCGGGAATGGACCGCGCCTTACCGTGCCGATCGTATCGACCAGATGCTCGACGCGACGGACAAGCACGACACGGAAAGCTTCCGCGCCATCATGGGCGATACCGTTTCACTGATGGCCCGCCAGTTCATGCCACTGATGATGGCCGGCGTCCGCGATGCCAGCCCCGAACACCCGGCGGCTGCCGACGCACTCGACCTGTTGAAACGTTGGGACGGCGACATGGCGGCCGATCAGGCCGCGCCGCTGATCTTCTCGGCCTGGTATGATGTTCTGTTGCCCCGCATCGCTGCCGACGAGTTGGGCGATGATCTGTTCGACGATTATCGCGGCCACCGCACCGAATTCCTGGAGGTGGCACTGACCCGCAACCCGGTCTGGTGCGACGATCGGCGGACCACGGAAGCAGAGAGTTGCGCCGTCCAGATCTCGCGTGCTCTGGATGACGCGATCGCCCTGCTGATCCGCACCCAGGGCGACGACATGTCCGCCTGGACATGGGGCAAGGCACATCCGGCGGTCTCCGAGAACCGGGTGCTGTCGGCCGTACCGGTGCTCAAGGACGTGCTCGCCATCTCGCATCCGATCGGCGGCGACCCGTTCACCGTAAATGCCCAGCGCTGGGCTGCCGATGCAGCGGAGGGTCCACAGATGTTCCGCTCGACCCATGGCCCCGGCTATCGCGCAATCTACGACCTTGCCGATCCGCAGCGCTCGATGTTCATCCAGAGCACCGGGCAGAGCGGCAATCCGCTCTCCTCCGGCTATAACGCCTTCGCATCGCGCTGGACCGAGACCCGCTTCATCCCCATGATCACCGACTGGTCGCGGATCGACGCCGCGGCCGGGACGAAGCGCCTTACCCTGGCGCCCGCGGCCGCACCGGCGAACTGA
- a CDS encoding arginyltransferase: MREWPHRAQHLFTMTVAHPCPYIEGRLERDVVADLNVPNAQSFYDWLLRSGFRRVQHMAYRPACPGCSACVPVRIRVAGMEPTRSQRTVLRRNADLSHTIVPLTATQEQYQLFLRYQKSRHADGEMATMTFHDYRMMVEESPIDTQVVEFRSEDGQLIAVCLTDRVRDGLSAVYKFYDPDAARRSLGTRIVLWHIDRARDLGLPYVYLGYWIAESRKMAYKARFAPMEALVDGAWVPLPRQT, from the coding sequence ATGAGGGAGTGGCCGCATCGGGCGCAGCATCTGTTCACCATGACCGTCGCCCATCCGTGCCCCTATATCGAAGGCCGGCTGGAGCGGGACGTCGTGGCGGACCTGAACGTGCCCAACGCCCAGTCCTTCTACGACTGGCTGCTGCGTTCCGGCTTCAGACGCGTGCAGCACATGGCCTATCGGCCTGCCTGCCCCGGATGTTCGGCCTGCGTGCCTGTGCGTATCCGGGTGGCCGGCATGGAGCCGACCCGCAGCCAGCGGACCGTGCTGCGACGGAATGCAGACCTTTCCCATACCATCGTACCGCTGACGGCAACGCAGGAGCAGTATCAACTGTTCCTGCGCTACCAGAAGAGCCGCCATGCCGATGGTGAGATGGCGACCATGACCTTCCACGATTACCGCATGATGGTGGAAGAAAGCCCGATCGACACACAGGTCGTCGAATTCCGGAGCGAAGACGGGCAGCTGATCGCCGTCTGCCTGACCGATCGGGTGCGCGACGGGTTGTCGGCCGTCTATAAGTTCTACGATCCCGACGCGGCGCGCCGCAGCCTTGGAACCCGGATCGTGCTCTGGCACATCGACCGGGCACGCGATCTTGGCCTGCCCTATGTCTATCTCGGCTACTGGATCGCCGAGAGCCGGAAGATGGCCTACAAGGCCCGCTTCGCCCCGATGGAGGCGCTGGTCGATGGCGCCTGGGTTCCCCTGCCCCGCCAGACATGA
- a CDS encoding 2-keto-4-pentenoate hydratase, whose product MPISFRLPAMAAATCLATALIALPAVAQQSGPRVLVPQAPAAPTAPAAPAQPGVSQPSGQPPAARPAAVALPPKVVEEAERLGRAWLARIQPKAPDVKPDLAQAYAAQDRFLAAAMPSRPAQLGWKLTLTARTTQEMFGARAPVVGRIFAGQILENGADVPRDVGSRPTVEVDLAVTVKDAGIMQATNPLEVAGHLATVSAYIDVPDLLLGSGEPLNAETLAMINAGMRTGVIGKAVPVQATPEFVAAMAEMQVRVLDGHGGLIVDSRSSAIMGQPLNALVWLIGHLKARGESLKPGDLITLGAISRPLPLKEGQVVRAIYTGLPGGPLEAQLSVK is encoded by the coding sequence GTGCCGATCTCGTTCCGTCTTCCGGCCATGGCGGCTGCAACCTGCCTTGCAACCGCCCTCATCGCCCTGCCCGCCGTGGCACAGCAGTCGGGGCCGCGGGTCCTTGTCCCGCAGGCGCCCGCAGCACCGACCGCCCCTGCCGCACCGGCCCAACCCGGTGTGTCCCAGCCATCGGGCCAGCCGCCGGCGGCGCGGCCGGCAGCCGTTGCCCTGCCACCCAAGGTGGTCGAAGAGGCAGAGCGCCTCGGTCGTGCCTGGCTCGCGCGCATCCAGCCCAAGGCACCCGACGTGAAGCCGGATCTGGCGCAGGCCTATGCCGCCCAGGATCGCTTCCTCGCCGCCGCCATGCCGTCCCGCCCGGCACAGCTCGGCTGGAAACTCACGCTCACCGCCCGCACCACTCAGGAGATGTTCGGTGCCCGGGCCCCGGTGGTCGGACGGATTTTCGCCGGTCAGATTCTGGAGAACGGAGCCGATGTGCCCCGCGACGTCGGCTCGCGGCCGACGGTCGAGGTCGATCTGGCCGTGACGGTGAAAGACGCCGGCATCATGCAGGCGACCAATCCGCTGGAGGTCGCCGGCCATCTTGCCACGGTCTCGGCCTATATCGACGTCCCCGACCTGCTGCTGGGCTCGGGGGAGCCGCTGAACGCCGAGACCCTGGCGATGATCAATGCCGGCATGCGCACCGGCGTGATCGGCAAGGCGGTACCGGTCCAGGCCACTCCGGAATTCGTCGCCGCCATGGCCGAGATGCAGGTCAGGGTGCTCGACGGCCATGGCGGGCTGATCGTCGACAGCCGGTCCTCGGCCATCATGGGCCAGCCCCTGAACGCCCTGGTCTGGCTGATCGGCCATCTGAAGGCCCGCGGCGAAAGCCTGAAGCCTGGCGACCTCATCACCCTGGGCGCCATCAGCCGGCCGCTGCCGCTGAAGGAGGGGCAGGTCGTGCGTGCCATCTATACCGGCCTGCCGGGCGGGCCGCTGGAGGCACAGCTTTCGGTCAAGTAA
- a CDS encoding type III PLP-dependent enzyme produces the protein MSDLFPTRRRSTPGRFPDVDTMVTRLKPSYPVYCLKPSRLADAARTFIEGFPGEVLYAVKCNPERAVISTLYEAGIAGFDVASLAEVALVADLFEEAELHFHHPIKSRAAIANAYRVYGVERFAVDHPDELAKIHAETRGGPVVMMVRLTTDSSRSTYDLSAKFGAPVPEAAAMMREAHRLGHQVGLYFHVGSQCPDPLAYDEAMAIVRAAMDHAPDVPVVALDVGGGFPGRYDMGVEMPPVGDYFAAVRRALDTIPPLPDRRILCEPGRALVADGLSLVVQVHLRKGDRLFINDGIYGSLSETVTGHLRFPARAIRPAGPLGGERQPFTIFGPTCDSTDVLPAPLLLPSDIREGDWIEIDMIGAYSNALATRFNGFLPEAVVEIGEPAAKAAGSVLRRAEAMLPVT, from the coding sequence ATGTCAGACCTCTTCCCCACCCGTCGACGCAGCACCCCGGGCCGTTTTCCGGACGTCGATACGATGGTGACGCGGCTGAAGCCCAGCTATCCGGTCTACTGCCTGAAACCTTCGCGCCTTGCCGACGCCGCCCGCACCTTCATCGAAGGCTTTCCGGGCGAAGTGCTGTATGCGGTGAAGTGCAACCCGGAGCGCGCGGTCATCTCCACGCTTTATGAAGCGGGCATTGCCGGCTTCGATGTCGCCTCGCTCGCCGAAGTGGCGCTGGTCGCCGATCTGTTCGAAGAGGCGGAGCTGCATTTTCATCACCCGATCAAGAGCCGCGCAGCCATCGCCAATGCCTACCGGGTTTACGGCGTGGAGCGTTTTGCCGTCGATCATCCGGACGAGCTGGCCAAGATCCACGCCGAAACCCGCGGGGGACCGGTGGTGATGATGGTGCGGCTGACGACCGACAGCAGCCGCAGCACCTATGATCTGTCCGCCAAGTTTGGCGCACCGGTGCCCGAGGCGGCTGCAATGATGCGCGAGGCCCATCGACTGGGCCATCAGGTCGGGCTCTATTTCCATGTCGGGTCGCAATGCCCGGATCCGCTGGCCTATGACGAGGCGATGGCGATCGTCCGGGCAGCAATGGATCACGCCCCGGATGTGCCTGTGGTGGCGCTGGATGTCGGCGGCGGCTTTCCGGGCCGCTACGATATGGGGGTGGAGATGCCGCCGGTGGGCGATTATTTCGCCGCGGTTCGCCGCGCGCTTGACACCATTCCACCGCTGCCCGACCGCCGCATCCTGTGCGAGCCGGGGCGCGCGCTCGTCGCCGACGGCTTGTCGCTTGTGGTGCAGGTGCATCTGCGCAAGGGCGACCGGCTGTTCATCAATGACGGCATCTATGGCAGCCTGTCGGAAACCGTGACCGGACATCTGCGCTTCCCCGCACGTGCGATCCGGCCCGCGGGACCGCTTGGGGGTGAGCGTCAGCCTTTCACCATCTTCGGCCCCACCTGCGATTCGACCGATGTGCTGCCTGCGCCGCTGCTGCTGCCGTCGGACATCCGCGAGGGCGACTGGATCGAGATCGATATGATCGGGGCCTATTCCAATGCCCTCGCGACCCGATTCAACGGCTTTCTGCCTGAAGCCGTGGTCGAAATCGGCGAACCCGCCGCGAAGGCGGCGGGTTCGGTGCTGCGGCGGGCGGAGGCGATGCTTCCGGTTACTTGA
- a CDS encoding TRAP transporter substrate-binding protein, protein MDRRSFIKRSVATGAAAAATTFAAPAIAEGRIEWRLITSWPKNFPGLGTTAERLAQKITKMSGGRLTVKLYAADELVPAFGVFDAVQQGAAEAYHSAAYYYGGKHPALNFYTSVPFGMYAPEHMAWWLYGEGEKLQDELYAPFGIKAIPAANTSAQAAGWFVREITGPDDLKGLKFRTAGLNGELWREAGCNVVQLPGREMFQAFQSGMIDAAEWVGPWNDLAFGLHRLAKNYYTPGIGEGQGAVEIGIGRRHWDALPDDLKAVVREAAISEYQANVSEFLIRNAAALKALQTEHGVKVQPFPEAVDAALARAGEAVMLRLRDGGDALLKKIWASYYGFRNDCMTWTRHAEQPYLNARAKGPAFTD, encoded by the coding sequence ATGGACCGCCGTTCATTCATCAAGCGCAGTGTTGCCACCGGCGCTGCAGCAGCCGCCACCACCTTCGCCGCCCCGGCCATCGCCGAAGGCCGCATCGAATGGCGGCTGATCACATCCTGGCCGAAGAATTTTCCCGGCCTGGGCACGACAGCCGAACGTCTTGCACAAAAGATCACCAAAATGAGTGGTGGCCGGCTGACCGTGAAGCTGTATGCCGCTGATGAACTCGTGCCGGCTTTCGGCGTGTTTGATGCCGTCCAGCAGGGGGCTGCAGAAGCCTATCATTCGGCCGCCTATTACTACGGCGGCAAGCATCCCGCGCTCAACTTCTACACCAGCGTGCCGTTCGGCATGTATGCGCCAGAACATATGGCCTGGTGGCTGTATGGTGAGGGGGAAAAGCTGCAGGACGAGCTGTACGCCCCGTTCGGCATCAAGGCGATCCCGGCTGCGAATACCAGCGCTCAGGCCGCAGGCTGGTTTGTGCGCGAAATCACTGGCCCGGACGACCTGAAAGGGTTGAAGTTCCGCACCGCCGGGCTGAACGGCGAACTCTGGCGCGAAGCCGGCTGCAATGTCGTGCAGCTGCCGGGCCGCGAGATGTTTCAGGCCTTTCAGAGCGGCATGATCGATGCTGCGGAATGGGTGGGGCCCTGGAACGACCTCGCCTTCGGTCTGCATCGTCTGGCGAAGAACTACTATACGCCCGGCATCGGCGAGGGTCAGGGCGCTGTCGAGATCGGCATCGGCCGCAGGCATTGGGATGCCCTGCCCGACGATCTGAAAGCCGTGGTCCGCGAGGCGGCGATTTCGGAATACCAGGCCAATGTGTCGGAATTCCTGATCCGCAATGCAGCGGCGCTCAAGGCTCTGCAGACCGAGCATGGCGTCAAGGTGCAGCCGTTTCCCGAAGCCGTGGATGCGGCTCTTGCCAGGGCCGGCGAAGCCGTCATGCTCCGCCTGCGCGATGGCGGTGACGCCCTGCTGAAGAAGATCTGGGCCAGCTATTATGGCTTCCGGAACGATTGCATGACCTGGACACGGCATGCCGAGCAGCCCTATCTGAATGCACGGGCAAAAGGCCCCGCATTTACCGACTGA
- a CDS encoding TRAP transporter substrate-binding protein, with translation MDRRSFLKGSAAAGAAAAAVAASNFPAPAIAQGKIEWRMVTSWPKNFPGLGTAAESIAQKITSMSGGRLTVKVFAAGELVPAFGAFDAVQQGAAEIYHSAAYYYGGKHPGFHFFTTAPYGLYAAEQFAWWAVGDGEKLQDELYAPFGVKAFPAVNTCAQAVGWFAKEINTPDDLKGLKFRTAGLNAEIFRRLGCNVVQLPGGEIFQAMQSGTVDAADWVGPWNDLAFGLHRVAKNYYTPGIGEPSATIEIGIGKKHWDALPDDLKAIVRQAAYSDYQEGVGQFIVRNSAAVATLINEHGVKVRPFPDPVYKVLGDAAESFINELSGGGDDILKRIVKSYYTFRNNSMTWQQHAEQPYLNIRAAGPKFSV, from the coding sequence ATGGATCGTCGTTCGTTCCTCAAGGGATCGGCCGCCGCGGGTGCCGCTGCCGCCGCCGTCGCCGCTTCCAACTTCCCGGCGCCGGCCATCGCGCAGGGCAAGATCGAGTGGCGCATGGTCACCTCGTGGCCGAAGAACTTCCCCGGCCTCGGGACGGCCGCGGAGAGCATCGCGCAGAAGATCACCAGCATGAGCGGCGGACGGCTGACCGTGAAGGTCTTCGCCGCCGGTGAACTGGTGCCGGCTTTCGGTGCCTTCGATGCCGTGCAGCAGGGGGCTGCGGAAATCTATCACTCGGCCGCCTATTACTATGGCGGTAAGCATCCCGGTTTCCATTTCTTCACCACCGCGCCCTACGGCCTCTATGCCGCCGAACAGTTCGCCTGGTGGGCGGTCGGCGACGGCGAGAAGCTCCAGGATGAACTCTATGCCCCGTTCGGCGTGAAGGCCTTCCCGGCGGTCAACACCTGCGCGCAGGCCGTGGGCTGGTTCGCCAAGGAGATCAACACGCCCGACGACCTGAAGGGCCTGAAGTTCCGTACCGCCGGCCTGAACGCGGAAATCTTCCGCCGGCTTGGCTGCAACGTGGTTCAGCTGCCCGGTGGTGAAATCTTCCAGGCCATGCAGTCGGGCACCGTCGATGCGGCCGACTGGGTCGGCCCCTGGAACGATCTGGCCTTCGGTCTGCATCGGGTTGCGAAGAACTACTACACCCCCGGCATCGGCGAGCCCTCGGCCACCATCGAAATCGGCATCGGCAAGAAGCATTGGGATGCCCTGCCCGACGATCTGAAGGCGATCGTCCGTCAGGCCGCCTACAGCGATTATCAGGAAGGTGTGGGCCAGTTCATCGTCCGCAACTCCGCAGCCGTTGCGACCCTGATCAACGAGCATGGCGTGAAGGTTCGCCCCTTCCCCGATCCGGTCTACAAGGTGCTGGGTGACGCCGCCGAATCGTTCATCAACGAATTGAGCGGCGGTGGTGACGACATCCTGAAGCGGATCGTCAAGAGCTACTATACCTTCCGCAACAACAGCATGACCTGGCAGCAGCATGCAGAGCAGCCCTATCTGAACATCCGGGCCGCCGGTCCGAAGTTCTCGGTCTGA
- a CDS encoding threonine ammonia-lyase has product MPASTLLTLDQIREAAARLDGSIERTPCKASRTLSDLTGAKVVCKFENLQFTASFKERGALNRMLALDEETRARGVIAMSAGNHAQGVALQARRLGIPATIVMPRFTPFTKVGHTRALGAEVVLEGDTLEEARAKADALAAERGLTFVHPYDDPLIAAGQGTVALEMLEQAPDIDVMLVPVGGGGLIAGCAAAAKALKPEIEVIGIQADRYPFMAQALGREVPAAQGMTIAEGIAVKSPGQFTRQVIATCVDDLLLVDETAIERAVQLFVEIEKTVVEGAGAVGLAALLDPAHHDRFKGRTVGLVVSGGNIDTRILSSILLRGLVRDGKVMRLRVISYDRPGELALIARLIGDAGANILEVYHQRAFSHVPIKAVEVDLVVETRGPDHARELITRLEKEGLEVQRLDHDISESGSLQM; this is encoded by the coding sequence GTGCCAGCCTCCACCCTGCTGACGCTCGACCAGATCCGCGAGGCGGCCGCCCGCCTTGATGGATCGATCGAGCGTACCCCCTGCAAGGCCTCCCGAACGCTCAGCGACCTCACCGGCGCGAAGGTGGTCTGCAAGTTCGAAAACCTTCAGTTCACAGCCTCGTTCAAGGAACGCGGCGCGCTGAACCGCATGCTTGCCCTGGATGAGGAGACCCGCGCACGCGGCGTGATCGCCATGTCGGCCGGCAACCATGCCCAGGGCGTCGCGCTCCAGGCCCGGCGGCTCGGCATTCCCGCCACCATCGTGATGCCCCGCTTCACCCCCTTCACCAAGGTCGGTCACACCCGTGCGCTCGGCGCAGAAGTGGTGCTGGAAGGCGATACGCTGGAAGAGGCGCGTGCAAAGGCCGATGCGCTTGCGGCCGAGCGTGGCCTGACCTTCGTCCACCCCTATGACGACCCGCTGATCGCGGCCGGTCAGGGTACAGTGGCGCTGGAAATGCTTGAACAGGCGCCGGACATCGATGTGATGCTGGTGCCGGTGGGCGGCGGCGGGCTGATCGCCGGTTGTGCTGCTGCCGCCAAGGCGCTCAAGCCGGAGATCGAGGTGATCGGCATCCAGGCCGACCGCTACCCGTTCATGGCACAGGCATTGGGCCGCGAGGTCCCAGCCGCGCAGGGCATGACCATTGCCGAAGGCATCGCAGTCAAGAGCCCCGGCCAGTTCACCCGCCAGGTGATCGCGACGTGCGTCGACGACCTTCTGCTGGTCGACGAAACCGCCATCGAGCGCGCGGTTCAGCTGTTCGTCGAAATCGAGAAGACGGTGGTCGAAGGCGCTGGTGCGGTCGGCCTCGCTGCCCTGCTCGATCCGGCCCATCACGACCGCTTCAAGGGCCGCACGGTCGGTCTCGTGGTCTCGGGCGGCAACATCGACACCCGGATTCTGTCCTCCATTCTGCTCCGCGGCCTGGTGCGGGATGGCAAGGTCATGCGGCTCAGGGTGATTTCGTATGACCGGCCGGGAGAGCTGGCGCTGATCGCCCGGCTGATCGGCGATGCCGGCGCCAACATCCTTGAGGTTTATCATCAGCGCGCCTTCTCTCACGTGCCGATCAAGGCGGTTGAGGTGGACCTGGTCGTGGAGACGCGCGGACCCGACCATGCCCGCGAACTGATCACCCGGCTCGAAAAAGAAGGGCTGGAAGTTCAGCGCCTGGATCACGACATCAGCGAGAGCGGCTCTCTTCAGATGTAA